CAGGAAGAATTCATTGCTGAAAGTCTGCGACAACCGCCATTAGAGTCGCTGGATGTGTTTATATCCTATTCCCGTGCGGATTCAGATTTTGCTCGAATGCTGAATGATGCATTACAGATGCAAGGAAAAACGACATGGTTTGATCAGGAAAGTATTGCATCGGGGAGTGATTTCCAAGAGGAGATTTATCGGGGAATTCGCGTTTGTGACAATTTTCTATTTATTCTCTCACCGCGTTCTGTGAATTCTCCTTATTGTGCGGATGAAGTGGAATATGCGGCGAAGTTGAATAAACGCTTCGTGACGGTGTTGCATCAGCCAGTAAACACGGCAGAATTGCATCCGGAATTAGCCAAGGTACAGTGGATTGATTTTAATCAGAATCAGCGAGATTTTAATGCTAATTTCAACCAATTGGTGAGAACTCTCGATACGGATAGAGAACACGTTCACAGTCATAGCAAATGGTTACAGCGGGCGTTGGAGTGGCAGCAGAAAGGTAAAAGTGCTGATTTGTTGTTGCGAGGGAGTGAATTTGCCGTTGCCGAGAATTGGTTACAGGAAACAGAGCAACAAAAGAAAAAGCCGACGGCGACTCTATTGCAGAAGGCATTTATTCAGGCAAGTCAAAACGCGATCGCAGCAGCAAAGGAAGCAGAAAAACGCCGACAAGCCGAAATGCTGCGTTTGCAGGAGGAGCGGATGAAGGAAGCGGAAGCACGATTGGTAGAACAGAAAAAAAGTGCCAGACGACAAAAGTACTTTTTTATCGCAATCGGTATAACATTTATGGCTCTTGTTGGCGCAGCCGGGGTGGTTTGGGTTCAGAGAGAACTATTTCAAGACAGTCAAATCAGTTCGGTGAGCCGCTTTTCATTGCTACTCTCTAAGACAGATCAAAAGCTTGACGCTCTGATTGAAGCGATTCGGGCAGGTAAATCGCTGCAAGAACGGCGAGTCATCCCGGTACAGCCAGAAACCCGGAATCATGTTTTGACCGCATTGCAGCAGGTTGTTTATCAATACGGATTCAGAGAAAGAAATCGCTTGGTAGGGCATAAATATGGTGTCTGGGGCGTCCGCTTCAGTCCCGATAGCAAAATGGTTGCCTCGGCGAGTGGGGATAGAACAGTCAAACTCTGGAGCCTCGATGGTAGGGAACTCGCAACCCTCAACGGACACAACAGGCAGGTTAATAGCGTAGCTTGGAGTCCTAATGGTCAGACAATTGCCACCGCTAGTAACGATCAGACTGCCAAACTTTGGAGTCTCGATGGTAAAGAACTCGCAACCCTCAACGGACATAACCATCAGGTAAAGAGCATAGATTGGAGTCCCGATGGTCAGTTCCTTGCCACTGCTAGTGAGGACGAAACCGTCAGACTCTGGAGTCGTGATGGCAAGCTACTCAAAACCTTTCAGGGGCATAACAACGCCGTTTATAGCGTCAGTTTCAGCCCTGACGGTCAGACGATTGCCTCTGCTAGTGAGGACGAAACCGTCAGACTCTGGAGTCGTGATGGCAAGCTACTCAAAACCTTCCAGGGGCATAACAACGCCGTTTATAGCGTCAGTTTCAGCCCTGACGGTCAGACGATTGCCTCTGCTAGTGGTGACAACACCGTTAAGCTCTGGAGCCGTGATGGCAAGGTACTCAAAACCTTCAAAGGGCATAACCAGCCAGTCAATAGTGTCAGTTTCAGCCCTGACGGTCAGACGATTGCCTCTGCTAGTTTAGACCAAACCGTCAGACTCTGGAATCGGGATAACGCCATCCCAGAACTTACCCTTAAGGGACATGAAGATCAAGTCAATAGTGTCAGTTTCAGCCCTGACGGTCAGACGATTGCCTCTGCTAGTTTAGATCAAACCATCAGACTCTGGAACTTTGGCGGTAAACAACTCAAAACCCTTAAGGGACATACCAATACGGTCAATCATGTCAGTTTTAGCCCCGATGGCAAGACGATTGCCTCTACCAGTGCTGACAAAACCATCAAACTTTGGAGCGTTGATGGAAGACAACTCAATACCCTCACTGGGCATAGTGATCTGGTCAGGAGCGTAGTTTGGAGTCTCGACGGTCAGACCCTTGCTTCTGCCAGTGCTGACAAAACCATCAAACTCTGGAGCGTTGATGGAAGACAACTCAATACCCTCACTGGGCATAGTGATCTGGTCAGGAGCCTTAGTTTTAGCCCTGATAGCAAGACAATTGCCTCTACGAGTTGGGACAAAACGGTCAGACTCTGGAATCGGGACAAAGCGATCTTACAACTTACCCTCACAGGGCATAACAATGACGTCAATAGTGTCAGTTTCAGCCCTGATGGTAAGATGCTTGCCTCTGCCAGTGACGACAAAACTATCAAACTCTGGAGCGTTAATGGGAAGGAACTTAACAGTCTCCAAGACAATGATAAAGTCTATAGCATCAGTTTCAGCCCCAGCGGTCAGACCATTGCCTCTGCGGGTGAGGACACAACTGTTAAACTCTGGAGCGTTGATCACAAGAGAGCCAAAATCATCAAGGGACACAGTAAGCCAGTCTATGACGTCAGTTTCAGCCCCGATGGAGAGACAATTGCCTCTGGTAGTTGGGACAAAACCGTCAAACTCTGGAACAAAAAGGGTCAAATTATGCAAACCCTTGAAGGGCATACTAATTTGGTCTTTAGCGTAGCATTCAGCCCTGATGACAAGATGCTTGCCTCTGCCAGTGCTGATAATACCGTGATTCTGTGGAATTTGGAAGATTTAACTCTAGATTCACTCATGCAGGATGCTTGTGATTGGGTGGGGGATTATCTGAAGTACAATGCCCCAGAGAATGATAAGCATCTCTGCGATAATTAGGTATTAGGTATTAGGTTTTGAGTTGTCCTGTGAAGCCGTGCTGTATTATGAGGTACAAAGATCCCCGACTTCTTGAAGAAGTCGGGGATCTGGCTGGGATACAATCAAGCAATTGCAGATTATATGTGGCTCGGATTTGAGCGGCTTGTAGCGCTATTGTTTGGTCAAATTCGACAAATTCAATATCGTAAAACCCACCCAGACAACCGTTAAACCCAATTGCCAACTAATACAAACGGTGTCCAGAAATAGGGATGTTTCCGATATTTTGGATCTTGTAAAATCAGTAATTGAGCGCGACGCAGGGCTTCAGCCTTACTCACTTTATCCTCAGTGAGTACCTGATAAAATTTCACCATCAGATCCGCCGTCGTCGCGTCATCCACTAACCACAATGTGGCTATCGTACTCCTCGCCCCCGCTCTCACGGCGACACCAGCTAATCCCAATGCAGCGTGATCATCGCCTTTGGCGGTTTCACAGGCACTGAGTACCAGTAATTCAATGGGATTGGTGCGACGCAAATCCGTGGTTTTGAGCAAGGAACTCAATTCATTCACATTCAGCTTATCATCCCACGTAATAATAAAGGTTCCCTCAGCTTCTGAACTAAACTGACCGTGGGTGGCGAGGTGGACAACGGGAAATGATACGTTACCCATCGTATTTTCTAATGTGGATTTGGTAAACTCCTGATTGAGTAACAATTTCCCTGGCATAAACGATTGAATTTGTTGGAGTTCGATTTTTACATTGGGGAGGGCGGAAAAGTCTAGGCGGGATTCGGAAAGTCCAGCCGTTAACACTTCAAGCTTTTGTTCGGTAAGCGGTGTGGACTCTAACAATTCTAACCCTGGAGTCAGCGCGATCGCATAGTTTTGCAGTAAGAATTGATCCCCGTCGTGTAACGCCGCCATCGGGATATTCCGCAGCGTGCCATTCAATACAAAGACTAGGGTTTTTACCTCACTTTGGGCTAAATCGGCGGCGGCGGGTTTGATAATCCAGTCATAGACTTTCCGGGCGAGGGGGAGAAATCGTAAGCTGGTACGCTGGGTTAAGCCTTGACGTAAGTCCTCTAATGTGCTTTCTAATTCAGTTTTGGAGACAAAGGTGGTGTAACGGCGTAAGGGTTGATTGGGTAAATGAACAATGATTTCCAAGCGATCAGATAGGATAATCGGGTAAAGTACGGCAGCTTCTTGGTCAATCGTATCAATATTTACAGGTTGAGCCGTGATACAATCCGCTTGAAAGAAGTTATCCAATTCGGCAACTTGGAGTAATTCAATCACCTGACGGGCTTGTTCGAGTTGTTCTGGACTCACTTGAGTTTCATCTTTTGGTAATAGCAGTTCGACTAACTCCCGGTAGATGGGTTCAACCTGTTCCCGGAAGGAATACTGAACATTAGAATTAACCGCAACTAAATCGCTACGCAGGGATTGCAGTGTATCCACCGCCCCTTGATAGGCGGCAATTGCCCCTTGAATATCGCCTTGCTGTTTGAGTAAGCGCCCTAATTGCCATTGCCAAGGATACAGACTATCCCAGGCTTCAATTGCTTGGGTTTGAATTAAAGCTTTTTGGGTTAATTCTTGGGCGGGTTGCAGTTGATTGGTTTGTTCGTAGAGATGTCCCAGAGTTCCTAATGCATAGGCGTGGAGGCGTTTATCTTCCAGGGTTTCCGCCTGCTGGATAGCTGTTGTTAGGATTTGGGCAATGTCTTGGTGTAGAGACGCACCATGGCGCGTCTCTACTAATTTGATTAGACTTTCGGCAAAATTAATTCGAGATGTAATCGCTTGATCTGAAAGGGGTAAACGGTTGAGTTGGCTGTGAATTTGCGGGACTAAGGTTTGCGCTTGTTGGTGATTTCCGGTTTCAATAAGTAAGCTGAGTTGATTGAGTTTTGCCCGTAATTGGATAAAGGGAGATGGGGCTGCGGTTATCGCTTGTTCATAGAAATCCAGGGCGGCTTCAACTTGCTGCTGTTGACGGGTGGTATTGGCAAGACTGAATAAGGCGGCGCTGATATCAGAGGGGGATTCTAACTGGCGGGCAATTTGTAAACTTTCGTCTAATACCTGACGGGCTTGGGGCAAGTCGTTTACGAATTGTAACACTTCCCCGAGCGATCGCAAGCCGACGGCTTTGGTGAGGGAATCGGGTTGATTGTCGAGGGTTTGTCTGACTTGTTTGAGTAACTGTAATGCCCGTCGATGAAATCCCAGGGCTTGCATGGCTTGCGCCTGATTAATTTGGCTTTTAAGTTCACCAGTTTTATCGCCTAACTGATTGTACAGGGCGGTGGCTTGTTTCCAGGTGGCTAGGGCTGATTCGGCTTGTCCCTGATTCAGTTGTAAACTCCCCTGAATTGTTAGGCTTTGGGCTAAGACGTTGAGGTGATGGGTAGATAGGTTGCGGTTAGATTCAGGTTGCAGCAGGGTTAAGCTTTGGGCAATGGCGTCATTTGCCTCGGACCATAAGCTGAGTTGGTGATAGGCTAAGGCGAGATTACTCAGGACTGTGGCTTGCTTAAGGGTATCGCCTTGGGTTTGATAGGCTTGGGCAGCTTTTTCCAGGAGTTCTACAGCGTTAACATATTGACCTGTTTCGTAGAAGGTTTTCCCTTGTTTGACCCAGGCTTCCGGGGAGGAGTTAGCGGTTGTTGTCTCAATGGCTGCGGGTTGGGGTTCGGGTTGTCCGATTCCGGTTGCGGATACGGGGGAAATGACTATACATAAAATGGCGGTGATGCTGGCTAAGACTAGCCATGAGATGCCTTGTTTTATGGCGCTAAAGCGCTTACTACGAACTAGGGCGCTAAAGCTTTTAATACGAACAGGTCGATACCATTTGTTTTTCATACTATTTTATCCCAACAAGATTATTATGTTATAGGGGTACGACATTGTTTATTCTTGCTCCCCTCTCCCCAGAGTGGGAGAGGGGTTGGGGGTGAGGGGTATTGCTAATACTAAATCTAAGTAAGTCACCCCCTTATTTATTCTGCCTCCTGCCTTTTTAACTACTCGCAAAAATGAGGATAGACTGGGGGATTTGCAGAGGTCGCGTCCGTGGCTTCCGCCGTTAGGATAACATTACCTTGCTCATCTATTATCCATCCCTTAGCTTCTACAATCTGGCGTGGTTGAGTTGGGTTATCGGGCATAGTTGCTGTATTATTCGGGTTATCACTATTGTTTTCTGGCGACTCCAAGGAAATCCAATCGGCAAATACTGCTTCTCCTCGGAGTAACTCATTGGGTTTAGGGGGCAAACCGCCGCGTCCTGTTACAACAAAACTACTTTGATTGAGTCCAGCATCAGCTTGACACACTTGACCGACTAATCCTTGCACATCTATCGGTTTAGTCGGTAATTGATTTAACTCCCGACTGGGATCAACATCAGGGCTATTAATCTCCACAGTACCGTCTAACCCAAATCGAGAACTGGCAGTAATATCGCTTTTGGGTGTGCGCTGGGGGCGGAATTCCAACCCAAAGATATTTTGGGCGGTGATATTAATATTTCCGCCATCACCCCCAAAGGCATCAGCTACAATGTCGCTGTTTTCGTCTTCAATCGCCACAATGAATTCGGTGTCAATCGTAATATTTCCCCCATTGCCTTGACCCCCCAAAGCTTCTGCCGAAATCAGACTATTGCGGCGCATTTCGATTAAATCTTCTGCTTGAAGATTGATATTACCGCCTTCACCCGAAATGGTTCTGGCAATTAGCGACCCTTGGTTATCAAGCTGGATGGAATTAGCGTCAATCCACATCGTACCAGCATTTCCGGTGGCTTGATCACTAAACTCAACCTCTAGCCCCAACCCAAAACTCAAGGAATTAGCTATAAGCTGCGTATCATCCGCTATCGTTCCCGTGGCTACAGTTATCCTTGCTCCATCCTCAACCCTCAATTGATCAGTTTTGACCTCTAAATCTCCCGCATTTCCTGTACCAAATCCTTGAGCATATAAACCACTAGGAAACCCATCGATTGAACGCCCCATCAAATTGATGGCTTCAGTCGCATTAACTTGTAAATTTCCCCCTTGCCCTGCACCAAAGGTGGAGGCGGATATAAAGGCACCATCTTCTATCCGTAACTGTCGGGTATTCACCAATAAGTTACCCGCGTCTCCCGCATCAGGTGATAGGGAAAAGGTATCGACCGAAATTGCGCTGGGAATCTCACCGACGGCGGCTTTACCAATAATATCTATCGATTCCGAAGCATTCACGGTTAAATCGCCACCATCTCCTTGGCTAAAGGTGGTTGTACCAATCGCACCGCCATCGCGAATCATCAACCGTTGTGTATTCACAAAGATATTTCCAGCATCACCGGTGCCTCTGGCGATATTACCAATGGCACTAGGAAAGTTGCCCTCTGGTGTTGTGCCAATAATATCGATCGATTCCGCCGCATTTACCGTCACAACTCCCCCATCACCGCTAGATAAAATTGTTGAGGCTGAGACTAATCCGCCATTGCGAATAATCAGTTTGTCTGTATTTATGGTTAAATTACCAGCATCTCCCAATCCGTTGGTTTGCGAGAATAAACCACCCGCATTATCGGGGGATGAACTGCCAATCACTTCCACTAAATCAGCATTTATGGTTAAATTTCCACTGTCACCCTGACCGATGGTATTGGTGGTGACTCGACCTAATTCTTGACTGAATAATCGTCCCGTTTCAATGTCGATATTTCCAGCATTTCCTGTGCCGATAACTGTTAGCGCATACAAACCACTCCCGGAAATTTGTGCTAATGCGGGGTTTT
This genomic window from Coleofasciculus chthonoplastes PCC 7420 contains:
- a CDS encoding CHAT domain-containing protein; amino-acid sequence: MKNKWYRPVRIKSFSALVRSKRFSAIKQGISWLVLASITAILCIVISPVSATGIGQPEPQPAAIETTTANSSPEAWVKQGKTFYETGQYVNAVELLEKAAQAYQTQGDTLKQATVLSNLALAYHQLSLWSEANDAIAQSLTLLQPESNRNLSTHHLNVLAQSLTIQGSLQLNQGQAESALATWKQATALYNQLGDKTGELKSQINQAQAMQALGFHRRALQLLKQVRQTLDNQPDSLTKAVGLRSLGEVLQFVNDLPQARQVLDESLQIARQLESPSDISAALFSLANTTRQQQQVEAALDFYEQAITAAPSPFIQLRAKLNQLSLLIETGNHQQAQTLVPQIHSQLNRLPLSDQAITSRINFAESLIKLVETRHGASLHQDIAQILTTAIQQAETLEDKRLHAYALGTLGHLYEQTNQLQPAQELTQKALIQTQAIEAWDSLYPWQWQLGRLLKQQGDIQGAIAAYQGAVDTLQSLRSDLVAVNSNVQYSFREQVEPIYRELVELLLPKDETQVSPEQLEQARQVIELLQVAELDNFFQADCITAQPVNIDTIDQEAAVLYPIILSDRLEIIVHLPNQPLRRYTTFVSKTELESTLEDLRQGLTQRTSLRFLPLARKVYDWIIKPAAADLAQSEVKTLVFVLNGTLRNIPMAALHDGDQFLLQNYAIALTPGLELLESTPLTEQKLEVLTAGLSESRLDFSALPNVKIELQQIQSFMPGKLLLNQEFTKSTLENTMGNVSFPVVHLATHGQFSSEAEGTFIITWDDKLNVNELSSLLKTTDLRRTNPIELLVLSACETAKGDDHAALGLAGVAVRAGARSTIATLWLVDDATTADLMVKFYQVLTEDKVSKAEALRRAQLLILQDPKYRKHPYFWTPFVLVGNWV
- a CDS encoding TIR domain-containing protein, which produces MTTFFDAFISYGRADSKAFAQKLQARLDEQGFKVWFDFNDIPLAVDFQNQIDDGIEKASHFLFIIAPHSVNSPYCLKEIELAIKLNKRIIPLLHLMQISPETWQQRNPNGTPEEWEAYKAKGLHESYQNMHPTIQKLNWVYFQEGIDDFEKSFADLVKLLRSHHDYVEKHTRFLLKALEWERNKKQTNYLLTGEEKKQAEAWLKIRFKDEQPPCTPTNLHCEYITESIKNANNLMTQVFLSYADEDRTTMERIRNSLRQESITVWTNTSDIQTGEAFEEAIKRGIEQADNLVLLLSPESVNSTYCQQELDLALSLHKRIIPVLVREIEPNQVPTGLRDLQYIDLTDNVKEDDYLLDESQLLKTLHQDAAYYNEHKILLTKSLKWQQQQKNPSILLRGYNLHSAEAWLKVAQKRTQHPPTPLQEEFIAESLRQPPLESLDVFISYSRADSDFARMLNDALQMQGKTTWFDQESIASGSDFQEEIYRGIRVCDNFLFILSPRSVNSPYCADEVEYAAKLNKRFVTVLHQPVNTAELHPELAKVQWIDFNQNQRDFNANFNQLVRTLDTDREHVHSHSKWLQRALEWQQKGKSADLLLRGSEFAVAENWLQETEQQKKKPTATLLQKAFIQASQNAIAAAKEAEKRRQAEMLRLQEERMKEAEARLVEQKKSARRQKYFFIAIGITFMALVGAAGVVWVQRELFQDSQISSVSRFSLLLSKTDQKLDALIEAIRAGKSLQERRVIPVQPETRNHVLTALQQVVYQYGFRERNRLVGHKYGVWGVRFSPDSKMVASASGDRTVKLWSLDGRELATLNGHNRQVNSVAWSPNGQTIATASNDQTAKLWSLDGKELATLNGHNHQVKSIDWSPDGQFLATASEDETVRLWSRDGKLLKTFQGHNNAVYSVSFSPDGQTIASASEDETVRLWSRDGKLLKTFQGHNNAVYSVSFSPDGQTIASASGDNTVKLWSRDGKVLKTFKGHNQPVNSVSFSPDGQTIASASLDQTVRLWNRDNAIPELTLKGHEDQVNSVSFSPDGQTIASASLDQTIRLWNFGGKQLKTLKGHTNTVNHVSFSPDGKTIASTSADKTIKLWSVDGRQLNTLTGHSDLVRSVVWSLDGQTLASASADKTIKLWSVDGRQLNTLTGHSDLVRSLSFSPDSKTIASTSWDKTVRLWNRDKAILQLTLTGHNNDVNSVSFSPDGKMLASASDDKTIKLWSVNGKELNSLQDNDKVYSISFSPSGQTIASAGEDTTVKLWSVDHKRAKIIKGHSKPVYDVSFSPDGETIASGSWDKTVKLWNKKGQIMQTLEGHTNLVFSVAFSPDDKMLASASADNTVILWNLEDLTLDSLMQDACDWVGDYLKYNAPENDKHLCDN